Sequence from the Nitrincola iocasae genome:
CCACCATGTTCACCCTCGCTGGCGCTGATCATCTCTACACGCCAACCCTGCAACTCCGCATAACGAAGATACATACGGTAGAGATCACCCGCAAAAATAGCCGCTTCATCGCCCCCTGTGCCGGCACGAATTTCGATGAACGCATTGCGGTTGTCATTTGGGTCTTTCGGCAAGAGCAATAGTTGCAATGCGTGTTCAAGACTCGTGCGCGACTCTATTGCGGCGGAGATTTCTTCTTCAGCCATGGCGCGCATTTCAGCATCTGGATCCTGAGCCATCAGTTGCGCTTCACGCAGATCCTCACCCGCCTGAAGCCAAGCCTTATAATGTTCAACCACCGGCTCCAGCTCAGCATACTCCATAGAATAGCGACGAAAGCTATTCTGGTCACTGATCACACCCGCATCACTCAGCAAGGCTGACAGTTCTTCAAAGCGATCGGCCAGGGTCTCCAGACGGTTCTGTATCGATGTTTTCATCAATGGCGGTCTCAGTCCTGTTGCTTCGGCAGATCGATGCCAGGAAGTTGAAAAAGTTCTTTCACGGATTTTTGCAGATCATCCCGCCCTTCAGCCGAAGCATCTCTGAGGCTGACAGTCGGCTGATGCAGTAATTTATTCGTCAGGCCACGCGCCAGCATATCTAACACCTGCTCTGGGGGCTTGCCAGCCTGCAGCTGACGCTGAGCTTTTTCCAGCGCAACCTCACAGAGACTATGCGCATGCAGGCGCAGGGAGGTAACGGTGTCCACCACATCCAGCTCACGCAACTGACGCATAAATTCGTGTGCGCCGGCTTCAATGATCTGCTCGGCTTCGCGTGCAGCGGATTCTCGCCCGCGCTGATTCTCTTCGATCACTTCGGTCAGATCATCAACCGTATACAGATAGACATCATCCAACTGTCCAACCTGGGGCTCAATATCACGAGGTACAGCAATGTCTACCATGAACACGGGTTTGTGCCGACGTTTCTTTAACGCACTCTCTACAGCACCCTTACCCAGAATAGGCAATTGACTGGCAGTAGAAGAGATGATGATATCAATATCCGGCAATACCGAAGGGATATCACCCAAGGCGATCGCTTTACCATCAAACAAGGCCGCCAGATCCAGTGCTCGACCCAGTGTACGGTTAGCAACTGTCAGATTGCGGACGCCGGCACGATACAGGTGCCTGGCGACCAGCTCAATGGTTTCACCCGCACCGATCAACAGCGCCCGAGATTCACTCAGATCAGCAAAAATATGCTGTGCCATACTGACAGCGGCATAAGCTACAGATACGGGGTTCTGACCAATCGCCGTATGCGTTCTGACTTGTTTAGCAACATTAAAAGCATGGCGGAATAAACGCCCCAATTCAGAACCAATAAAGCCTTCTTCCTGAGAAACACTGTAAGCCGATTTAAGCTGACCCAAAATCTGAGGTTCACCCAACACCAGCGAATCCAGCCCGGAAGCCACTCGCATCATGTGCCGTGCCGCGTCATCACCTTCAAAACAATAGCTGCACTCACTCAGCCTGACCACATCAAGATCATGATAATGCGCCAGCCATTGCAGTAGCTTCTGAGCGCAAGCATCACCTTCTGCACTACTGTAAACCTCAGTTCGGTTACAGGTCGACAAAATAGCGACTTCCTTCAAACCCGCCAGTTTACAGGCATCTTGCATGGCCTGAGCAAGGTTTTCCGGCGCAAACGCCACCCGCTCACGCACCTCAACCGGTGCCGTCTTGTGATTAATACCTAATGCCAGCAGTGTCATAGAAATGGATACGCAACCAACTACCTTAAAATAAGCCGCCTATCATACACCTTTACGCTGCGCTGATTAAGCCACCCTTCAAAGACTGTGGCGATAAAACCACCGAAGCCTCTGGCACGTAAGCAAACACAATGATGTGCAATCGACAAACAGACTAAAATTCCTCTATAGTGCAGTGGCGTCTCGATCGCTGAAGGATAGTTGATATGAACAAAACGCTGCTAGGGCTTCTAGCCGGTACATTGCTTACCGGATGTACAGGTTTGCCGAATGAAAACTCGACAACAACCACCCATGAAGTGGTTGACTTGCCACTACCCGAGGTCAGCTATCAGCCGGGTGAACTCAACCGTGAAATACTGTTTGATTTGCTAAGCGCCGAAATGGGTGGTCATCATGGCCGCTACGACCAAGCTTTAGCCAGCTATCTCAAACAGGCACGCTTGACCGGCGATGCAGGCATAGCCGAACGCGCCACACGCATTGCCCAATTCATGCGTGACAGCGAAGCGGTTGTCAGCAGCGCCAGCATCTGGGCTGAAGCCGCACCGGATAATAGTGAACCCAGAGAGCTGCTCGCAGGCATTCTGCTTCATGAAGGTCGCTTTGATGAAGCGCTTCCCTGGCTTGAATCTGTATTAAGCGATTCCGACTCGGATGCCGCCTTACTAATCAGTTCACAAACCGAGTCCATTGATCCGGATATTGCCAGTCATTACCTGGAGCTACTCAATAAAATTCTCCAGGACCAACCCGACCGAACTGACCTTCACCTGGCCTCAGGGCTACTATACCTGCGCCTGGACGATCCTAGCTCAGCCATGCGCTCGTTTGACCGAGGGCTTGCGATAGAACCTTACCAACCCCAGTTGGTCATGCAAAAAGTAGAATTGCTGCGACAGCAAGACCAGATCGCCCCCGCATTACAACTCGTCAGCCGGGCGGCTCTGCGTCATCAAAACAACAACCAACTACAGATACAACAGGCACAGTTACTGATACTGTCGGGCAATTTTCGCCGGGCCGAGCGAATGATGGCTGAACTGCTTGAGCTTAGACCGCAAGATACCCAGTTGCACCTCTATTTTGCCTTACTGCTGCTTGATCATGAACACTATGAAAGCAGCCGCGAACTACTGGAAGCACTTAAAGAAAAAGACCCACAGAATAGTGAAGTTGATTTCTACCTTGGGCATTTGGCACAACAACTAGGTGAACGTGACACCGCTCTATTCCACTATAGCGCCGTTAACGAAGGCAGCACATTTCTGCAGGCTCAAGCAAACTCGCTTGAGTTACTTAACAGCGCAAATGACCGCGAGCTGGCGGAGAACACTATCAGCCAAGCCATCAGTCGTCAGCCCGGTCTGAGAACCGGGCTGGTCATCATGCTGGCAGAATGGTACAAGGCCCACAATTTTACTCAGGTGGCTCTGCAACGCCTGAACAGCGAACTGCAAAAAACACCTAATGACACGCGCCTGCTTTATACCCGCGCCCTCTTTCATGAGTCAGACCAGCCCCAGCAGGCACTCCTGGATCTGCGTAGAGCACTGGAACTAGAGCCAACCAACCCCATGTACCAGAACGCGCTAGGCTATACGCTGACACAGTACACTCAACGCTATGAAGAAGCTCACAGCCTTATTGCGCAAGCACTGGAGCAACAACCCAATGATCCGGCCACACTGGACTCTATGGGCTGGGTACTGTTCAAACTGGAGCGCACTG
This genomic interval carries:
- a CDS encoding tetratricopeptide repeat protein encodes the protein MNKTLLGLLAGTLLTGCTGLPNENSTTTTHEVVDLPLPEVSYQPGELNREILFDLLSAEMGGHHGRYDQALASYLKQARLTGDAGIAERATRIAQFMRDSEAVVSSASIWAEAAPDNSEPRELLAGILLHEGRFDEALPWLESVLSDSDSDAALLISSQTESIDPDIASHYLELLNKILQDQPDRTDLHLASGLLYLRLDDPSSAMRSFDRGLAIEPYQPQLVMQKVELLRQQDQIAPALQLVSRAALRHQNNNQLQIQQAQLLILSGNFRRAERMMAELLELRPQDTQLHLYFALLLLDHEHYESSRELLEALKEKDPQNSEVDFYLGHLAQQLGERDTALFHYSAVNEGSTFLQAQANSLELLNSANDRELAENTISQAISRQPGLRTGLVIMLAEWYKAHNFTQVALQRLNSELQKTPNDTRLLYTRALFHESDQPQQALLDLRRALELEPTNPMYQNALGYTLTQYTQRYEEAHSLIAQALEQQPNDPATLDSMGWVLFKLERTEEALSFLRRAYSAYPDSEVAAHLIRVLHKLEHREEALQLLEKHLQTAPDNQHLLNAAEQIGAF
- the hemA gene encoding glutamyl-tRNA reductase: MTLLALGINHKTAPVEVRERVAFAPENLAQAMQDACKLAGLKEVAILSTCNRTEVYSSAEGDACAQKLLQWLAHYHDLDVVRLSECSYCFEGDDAARHMMRVASGLDSLVLGEPQILGQLKSAYSVSQEEGFIGSELGRLFRHAFNVAKQVRTHTAIGQNPVSVAYAAVSMAQHIFADLSESRALLIGAGETIELVARHLYRAGVRNLTVANRTLGRALDLAALFDGKAIALGDIPSVLPDIDIIISSTASQLPILGKGAVESALKKRRHKPVFMVDIAVPRDIEPQVGQLDDVYLYTVDDLTEVIEENQRGRESAAREAEQIIEAGAHEFMRQLRELDVVDTVTSLRLHAHSLCEVALEKAQRQLQAGKPPEQVLDMLARGLTNKLLHQPTVSLRDASAEGRDDLQKSVKELFQLPGIDLPKQQD